One genomic window of Glycine max cultivar Williams 82 chromosome 16, Glycine_max_v4.0, whole genome shotgun sequence includes the following:
- the LOC100788906 gene encoding AAA-ATPase At3g50940, with product MSFLAPAKALLSAAASLAATAMVVRSVACDLLPSELRSFISNGIHSMFSRFSPDITLIIEEMDDLDNNQIYEAAETYLSSKISPTTQRLKVSNPVTDKTFALTMEPNEPLTDVFRSVKFIWILVCRQLESHSFYNPRDLKSTLKSEFRSLELTFHKKHKEMVLNTYIPYILQQAKSIKQETKALKIFTVDYQNIYGNIGDAWVGINLNHPATFDTLAMERVVKEFVMKDLERFVRRKEYYRRVGKAWKRGYLMHGPPGTGKSSLIAAMANYLKFDVYDLELTELQVNSELRRLLIGMANRSILVVEDIDCTAEFHDRRTRSRAASGNNNDTQLTLSGLLNFIDGLWSSCGDERIIVFTTNHKGKLDPALLRPGRMDVHIHMSYCTPCGFRQLASNYLGIKEHSLFEQIEEEMQKTQVTPAEVAEQLLKSRGIETSLKQLLDFMRKKKETQEMEAKKKQQLLDFLRKKKETQEMEAKKKEQEAEDEEEQQGKEIDDGSEEENFDSDDDNNEETSLEQFLDFMIKKIETQEMEA from the exons atGTCCTTCTTGGCCCCCGCGAAGGCGCTGCTCTCGGCGGCGGCCTCTCTGGCCGCCACCGCAATGGTGGTCCGCTCCGTGGCGTGCGACCTCCTTCCGTCGGAGCTCCGATCCTTCATCAGCAACGGCATCCACAGCATGTTCTCGCGCTTCTCCCCGGACATAACCCTAATCATCGAAGAGATGGACGACCTCGACAACAACCAAATCTACGAAGCCGCGGAAACCTACCTCAGCTCCAAAATCTCTCCCACCACACAGAGACTCAAGGTGAGTAACCCGGTGACAGACAAAACCTTCGCCCTCACCATGGAGCCCAACGAACCCCTAACGGACGTTTTCAGAAGCGTGAAGTTTATCTGGATCCTCGTTTGCCGTCAGTTGGAGTCCCACAGCTTCTACAACCCGCGCGACCTGAAATCCACCTTGAAATCAGAGTTTCGCTCGCTGGAACTCACTTTTCACAAGAAGCACAAGGAGATGGTACTCAACACCTACATTCCCTATATTCTCCAACAAGCCAAGTCAATTAAGCAGGAAACGAAGGCGCTTAAGATCTTCACTGTGGACTACCAGAACATTTACGGCAACATCGGTGACGCCTGGGTGGGGATAAATCTGAACCACCCGGCCACGTTCGACACGCTGGCGATGGAGCGCGTCGTGAAAGAGTTTGTCATGAAGGACTTGGAGAGGTTCGTGAGGAGGAAAGAGTATTATAGGAGAGTTGGCAAGGCGTGGAAGAGAGGGTATTTGATGCATGGTCCCCCGGGCACTGGGAAATCGAGCCTCATTGCTGCTATGGCGAATTACTTGAAGTTTGATGTCTATGACTTGGAGCTCACGGAGCTGCAGGTTAACTCGGAGCTCAGGAGGCTGCTCATTGGCATGGCGAATAGGTCTATTCTTGTCGTGGAGGACATTGATTGCACTGCTGAGTTTCATGATCGGAGAACTAGGTCCAGAGCTGCTTCTGGAAATAACAACGATACACAG CTTACACTATCGGGGTTGCTGAATTTCATTGATGGGTTATGGTCAAGTTGTGGGGATGAGAGGATCATAGTGTTCACAACAAACCACAAGGGCAAGCTTGACCCTGCATTGCTTCGCCCTGGTCGAATGGATGTTCACATTCACATGTCCTACTGCACTCCCTGTGGTTTCAGGCAGCTAGCTTCCAATTACCTAGGAATCAAAGAGCATTCTCTCTTTGAACAGATCGAGGAAGAGATGCAGAAAACCCAGGTGACTCCTGCTGAGGTAGCAGAGCAGCTTCTGAAGAGCAGGGGCATCGAAACTAGCCTCAAACAACTTTTAGATTTcatgagaaagaagaaagaaactcAGGAAATGGAGGCTAAAAAGAAGCAACAACTTTTAGATTTcttgagaaagaagaaagaaactcAGGAAATGGAGGCTAAAAAGAAGGAACAGGAGGCTGAAGACGAAGAGGAACAGCAGGGGAAGGAGATTGATGATggtagtgaagaagaaaattttgataGTGATGATGACAATAACGAAGAAACTAGCCTCGAACAATTTTTAGATTTCATGATAAAGAAGATAGAAACTCAGGAAATGGAGGCTTAA